The Drosophila suzukii chromosome X, CBGP_Dsuzu_IsoJpt1.0, whole genome shotgun sequence DNA window GGAGCAGCTGCTGGCCAACATGGAGGACCAGCAGGGCAACATCAACTACGAGGAGTTTGTTCGCATGGTCATGAGCGGCTAGGCCGGCCGGGTCCTTCCGATTCCAACTGTTCGGCACCACGACAATAGAAGCAACACACACTATCCAACACAACAGCAACACTAAAACACCTGCCAAGCTAGCTGATCCGTTCATTCCGCCAGAAGTTCCAACTCCGTGATTCCAACTTAGCCATTCTTCTCCCGGGTGAGGAACAAATTCTGTTTTGCAAACCAAGGACAACGACCAAGGATATCGagatatatatacatacaggGGAAAGTCCTTAATAAGCAGCTGAAAACTGAAGCAAACTGAAAACAGAGATTGGAGCTATTCCCTCTTCCAAAACTAACCATCGATGTAGACATAGATTCATTATTAACCATAACTAATCACCGCGTCTGTGAATGTGCGTATTATTCTAAATGGAAACTAGAAGGTTAACCAGCAATTATCACCTAGTGCAGGCGTTCTTTTGTACCAATCACACTCGatacatatattatatttcAGTGGAAATCAGCGAGAGTATCACGAAAAAGTATttctaaattaaatttgatatgCGTCGGTGGCGTGTGTCCGAATTTAAATGCGCATTTTGAAGTTTTacatgtttattttttttaaataatttaatatttgtatttaataaataataaaaagagAAGCAATGAATGTGTAGGTCTTTTTACAAAAGAAACGTACTTAAATCTATTAAACCAATTGAACCTAAGTTGTTGTTTTGATATGTAGCGGGAAAGGGAAGATGATAAATTTGCCTAGGTGGTCAAAATTACTTTCGTGCGGACTGTGAGAAGTatcattttgtttaatatgttTTGGGTTTTATTCTGACTTTATTTGCTCAGAACCTAGGCACAATGTTTCTGAGTATATGCTTACGTACATGTGTATATATTTCGGAATTAACATCAATGGACTTTATATTTTCGTCTAAAATAAATTGTACAAATTGGTTGTgtatcaaaaataaatttaaatttgtagtatttttattttggtatttttttttaagcttaATACCGCACAACATTCGACGGCCTGGCAACCTTGCTCGCCTGCCaagcaaaaaattaagaatcattaggtttacttaaattaatttatcaaTTAACTGCCGCCTACTGAGTGACTTGACTTATTGGTCTACTAGTTCCAAGGAGAATGCCCCGGAACACGGAGGCGGGCGCCGGAAGTGCGGGAACTCTCGGTTCCGGCGGTGTAGGTGGTGCTCCCGAGCCCAGTTCTCCGGTTCAGAAGGTTTGGAAGCCAGAATGTGAGTGGAGGAGCTGCACTTATGACCCCCACGTCCACTACATCGATTCCCCACCTCCCCAACAGTGTACAAACTCCAGTTGGAGGCACCGGCTCCGTGTCCGCTGCGCtgccagcgtaccttgcctcTGCCGCCGGCAAAGAGTACGGCGGAGGCTGTGGAGGCCAACAACTTGGCTGGACGGCTGTACGGCTCTGAGTACCACGGACTTATGGGGCACTTGGAGGCGGAGCAGCTGCTGGCCAACGCCCGCGACGGCAGCTACTTCGTCCGCCGGAGCCCCCAGTCTGACGGCTACTACACGCTGAGTCTCCGCTTCAACAAGCGCCCCAAGCACTACAAGCTGCTCCACAAACCCGGCGTAGGTCACTACCTGCGCGGCCAGGACAAGCGATTCGATACAGTTCACGACATGGTCGCCGACGGGCTGATCAACTTCCACATGCAGCTCCACGCCAGCCCCATCATCCAGCAGATAAACCAGCAAACCAAGAACTGCTACCAGCAGAGCCCCTACATGACGTTAAACGGACGGAAGCTGAGGGCCCTCTCCAATGAGCTGGGCAAGGCCTCGGCAGCCAAGGAGTCCCCGCCAGTCGAGGAAAAGGAGCAAAAGCGGTTGGAGCCGCCACCTGCCGCGGATCCGATGCCGCTGGTGTACGAGAAACCGCATCATTTTAAGGTGGGCTCAGCGTAAATCCATAATTTACAATGACGACCTTAACCAAGTGTTGCCTTCCTGCAGGTACACACCTTCAAGGGCCTCAACTGGTGCGAGTTCTGTGCCAACTTCCTGTGGGGATTCACCGCACAGGGCGTCAAGTGCGAAGCCTGCGGCTTTGTGGCGCACAGCAAGTGCTCCGAGCTGGTGCCGCCTAAGTGTGTGCCGGACCTAAAGCGCATACGTGGCGTATTCGGCACTGACTTGACCACCATGGTGCAGCTGGAGCCGCACCACCAGATACCCTTCGTGGTGCGGCGCTGCGTGGAAGAGGTGGAGGCCAGGGGCATGCTGCAGGAGGGGATATACCGGGTGTCCGGGTTCGCCGATGAGATCGAGGCCCTTAAGCTGGCCTTGGATCGGGAGGGCGAGACGACGGACATGTCGGAGACGGCCTACGGAAATGTGAATGTGATTGCCGGGACCCTAAAGCTGTACCTACGCCTGCTCCCAGTGCCGCTCATCACGTTCCAGGCCTACCCCAGCTTCATGGCAGCAGGACGTGAGCTTTACCTACCCCTAAACATGGGTTTGCTGGACCTAATCATGCTGTTTGTTT harbors:
- the RhoGAP5A gene encoding N-chimaerin, which produces MPRNTEAGAGSAGTLGSGGVGGAPEPSSPVQKVWKPELYKLQLEAPAPCPLRCQRTLPLPPAKSTAEAVEANNLAGRLYGSEYHGLMGHLEAEQLLANARDGSYFVRRSPQSDGYYTLSLRFNKRPKHYKLLHKPGVGHYLRGQDKRFDTVHDMVADGLINFHMQLHASPIIQQINQQTKNCYQQSPYMTLNGRKLRALSNELGKASAAKESPPVEEKEQKRLEPPPAADPMPLVYEKPHHFKVHTFKGLNWCEFCANFLWGFTAQGVKCEACGFVAHSKCSELVPPKCVPDLKRIRGVFGTDLTTMVQLEPHHQIPFVVRRCVEEVEARGMLQEGIYRVSGFADEIEALKLALDREGETTDMSETAYGNVNVIAGTLKLYLRLLPVPLITFQAYPSFMAAGRTNKQTEQRQLMAEAVRRLPPAHHSCLQYMLEHLKRVASHYAVNKMNEHNLATVFAPTLIATPQHMTNLTEEIFMLSSLITHCKTIFAGS